The genomic region ATAGTATTTTGGTCTACCCCTAGGCGTCTTATTGGTAAACACTATTTTTTCTGCATCTATATCTCTGATATAACTTATAATTGAGGAATATGAAATATTAAGGATTCTAATAAGATCAGTTACCAGCATCGGACCTTTACTCTCCAGTAATTCCTTCATTAATTGTTTTCTCTTCTTCGCCATGAGCTTGTTCTTAACAAATATTCTCTCGCTCTTGAATCCTGCTTTGTGTAGATGGTAGAGGACTGTTTGATAATTTATACCTAGCATCTTACTTATTTGCTTCCCCGACAAGCCTTGTTTGTAGAGAGATACTATTTTTTCTCTCAACTCCTTTGAACGTTGAGACGGCAATTTAATGCCGTGCTTAACAAGGATTCTACGTAT from Staphylothermus marinus F1 harbors:
- a CDS encoding helix-turn-helix transcriptional regulator; translated protein: MIISRKPGPEEERLIIEMYKKYGKVIVIAKTLHHDPKIIRRILVKHGIKLPSQRSKELREKIVSLYKQGLSGKQISKMLGINYQTVLYHLHKAGFKSERIFVKNKLMAKKRKQLMKELLESKGPMLVTDLIRILNISYSSIISYIRDIDAEKIVFTNKTPRGRPKYYKYYKDKLRRLWRYHIVSLKHDPRLYEFIAKIIVENNLVPEDRYERSILTRMLRHTGLTEEEVSRIYMHIETMK